One window of the Pseudomonas knackmussii B13 genome contains the following:
- a CDS encoding flavin monoamine oxidase family protein encodes MHKNRHPHTPGKKPVTIFGPDFPFAFDDWLEHPAGLGSIPAENHGKEVAIVGAGISGLVAAYELMKLGLKPVVYEAAKMGGRLRSESFEGAEGIIAELGGMRFPVSSTAFYHYVDKLGLETKPFPNPLTSASGSTVVDLEGTSHYAEKIDDLPQIFRDVAQAWADALEDGARFGEIQDAIRERDTVKLKALWDELVPLWDDRTFYDFVASSKAFSRLSFQHREIFGQVGFGTGGWDSDFPNSMLEIFRVVMTNCDDHQHLVVGGVEQVPRGIWSHEPEACAHWPAGTSLAKLHNGAPRPGVKKIARVASGNLAVTDYWGDTREYAAVLTTCQSWLLTTQIECEEALFSQKMWMALDRTRYMQSSKTFVMVDRPFWKDKDPETGRDVMSMTLTDRLTRGTYLFDNGDDKPGVICLSYSWMSDAMKMLPHPVEKRVQLALDALKKVYPKVDIASHIIGNPITVSWEADPHFLGAFKGALPGHYRYNHRMYSHFMQDDLPAEQRGIFIAGDDVSWTPAWVEGAVQTSLNAVWGIMRHFGGATHADNPGPGDRYAELGPVALPD; translated from the coding sequence GCCGGCCTGGGCAGCATTCCGGCCGAAAACCACGGCAAGGAAGTGGCCATCGTCGGCGCCGGCATTTCCGGCCTGGTGGCGGCCTACGAGCTGATGAAGCTCGGCCTGAAGCCGGTGGTCTACGAAGCGGCGAAGATGGGCGGACGCCTGCGTTCGGAATCCTTCGAGGGCGCCGAGGGCATCATCGCCGAGCTCGGCGGCATGCGCTTCCCGGTCTCCAGCACCGCCTTCTACCACTACGTCGACAAGCTCGGCCTGGAAACCAAACCCTTCCCCAACCCGCTGACCTCAGCCTCGGGCAGCACCGTGGTCGATCTCGAAGGCACCAGCCACTACGCCGAGAAGATCGACGACCTGCCGCAGATCTTCCGCGACGTCGCCCAGGCCTGGGCCGACGCCCTTGAGGACGGCGCGCGCTTTGGCGAGATCCAGGACGCCATCCGCGAACGCGACACCGTGAAGCTCAAGGCCCTGTGGGACGAGCTGGTGCCGCTGTGGGACGACCGCACCTTCTACGACTTCGTCGCCAGCTCCAAGGCCTTCTCACGCCTGTCCTTCCAGCACCGCGAGATCTTCGGCCAGGTCGGCTTCGGCACCGGCGGCTGGGACTCCGATTTCCCCAACTCCATGCTGGAAATCTTCCGCGTGGTGATGACCAACTGCGACGACCACCAGCACCTGGTCGTCGGCGGCGTCGAGCAGGTGCCGCGCGGCATCTGGAGCCACGAGCCGGAAGCATGCGCGCACTGGCCGGCCGGCACCTCCCTGGCCAAGCTGCACAACGGCGCGCCGCGCCCGGGCGTGAAGAAGATTGCCCGCGTGGCCAGCGGCAACCTGGCGGTCACCGACTACTGGGGCGACACCCGCGAATACGCGGCGGTGCTGACCACCTGCCAGAGCTGGCTGCTGACCACCCAGATCGAGTGCGAGGAAGCGCTGTTCTCGCAGAAGATGTGGATGGCCCTGGACCGCACCCGCTACATGCAGTCCTCGAAGACTTTCGTCATGGTCGACCGGCCGTTCTGGAAGGACAAGGACCCGGAAACCGGCCGCGACGTCATGAGCATGACCCTCACCGACCGCCTCACCCGCGGTACCTACCTGTTCGACAACGGCGACGACAAGCCGGGCGTGATCTGCCTGTCCTATTCCTGGATGAGCGACGCCATGAAGATGCTGCCGCACCCGGTGGAGAAGCGCGTGCAACTGGCCCTGGATGCCCTGAAGAAGGTCTATCCGAAGGTCGACATCGCCAGCCACATCATCGGCAACCCGATCACCGTTTCCTGGGAGGCCGACCCGCACTTCCTCGGCGCCTTCAAGGGCGCGCTGCCGGGCCATTACCGCTACAACCACCGCATGTACTCGCACTTCATGCAGGACGACCTGCCCGCCGAGCAGCGCGGCATCTTCATCGCCGGCGACGATGTATCCTGGACTCCAGCGTGGGTTGAAGGCGCGGTGCAGACCTCGCTCAATGCGGTGTGGGGCATCATGCGTCACTTCGGCGGCGCCACCCATGCGGACAACCCGGGCCCGGGCGACCGTTACGCCGAACTGGGCCCCGTCGCCCTGCCCGATTGA
- a CDS encoding carbon-nitrogen hydrolase family protein has product MRLALYQCPPGPDDLAGNLRRLREAAQRAAAQSVDLLVCPEMFVSGYNIGAARVAELAEDAAGSTAQAIAEIARENRLGILYGYPEHNPAGAPFNSVQLIDRHGERHANYRKTHLYGDLDNSQFSPSDEPPALFELDGWKLGLLICFDVEFPEAVRTLALAGADLVLVPTANMRPYEFVPEVVVPCRAYENQVFLAYANFQGPEGELDYCGLSCVVAPDGQILARAREPEQLLIADLEPERIAMVREGFSYLRLRRPMLYRP; this is encoded by the coding sequence ATGCGCCTTGCCCTCTACCAGTGCCCACCCGGGCCCGATGACCTCGCCGGCAACCTGCGCCGGCTGCGGGAGGCCGCGCAACGCGCGGCCGCCCAGTCGGTGGATCTGTTGGTCTGCCCGGAAATGTTCGTCAGCGGCTACAACATCGGCGCGGCGCGGGTCGCCGAACTCGCCGAGGACGCCGCCGGCAGCACCGCCCAGGCGATCGCCGAGATCGCCCGGGAAAACCGCCTGGGCATCCTCTACGGCTACCCGGAACACAACCCGGCCGGCGCGCCCTTCAACAGCGTGCAGTTGATCGACCGCCACGGCGAACGCCATGCCAACTACCGCAAGACGCACCTCTACGGCGACCTCGACAACAGTCAGTTCAGCCCTTCCGACGAGCCGCCGGCGCTGTTCGAGCTGGATGGCTGGAAGCTCGGCCTGCTGATCTGCTTCGACGTCGAATTCCCCGAAGCGGTGCGTACCCTGGCGCTGGCCGGCGCCGACCTGGTGCTGGTGCCGACGGCCAACATGCGTCCCTACGAGTTCGTGCCGGAAGTGGTGGTGCCCTGCCGCGCCTACGAGAACCAGGTGTTCCTCGCCTACGCGAACTTCCAGGGCCCCGAAGGCGAGCTGGACTACTGCGGGCTCAGCTGCGTGGTCGCGCCGGACGGCCAGATCCTTGCCCGCGCTCGCGAGCCGGAGCAACTGCTGATCGCCGATCTGGAGCCTGAGCGCATCGCGATGGTTCGCGAAGGCTTCAGCTACCTGCGGCTACGCCGGCCGATGCTCTATCGCCCCTGA